The Theobroma cacao cultivar B97-61/B2 chromosome 2, Criollo_cocoa_genome_V2, whole genome shotgun sequence genome includes the window GATTATTCCAGTTCGCTGCTTCACATGTGGGAAGGTCTTTTACTCACTTGCCCTTCTTTCTCCTTTGTAATTATCTCTAAAAACACCGTAAAAGAACAATACATACTCTATTTTGTccttagattttgattttgttcgATTTAATGTAGGCAGGTAATAATTTTAGGGTTTTGGTGACTGTGTTGGTTTAACTTGCAAATTTGGTATGGGTATTTGTAGGTTATTGGTAATAAATGGGACACTTACCTTGATCTTCTCCAGGCCGACTACACAGAAGGGTTAGTGAcaacctctctctctctcgcttATTTAATCGTTAATCATCTTCTTAGTGATTGTTTTTCGGCTTTATTCTTGTTGTTTATTTAATAGGTTTTAAGTGATTGCATTGTTGCTATAAATTATCCGTTGTGCCAATTGCATTGTTGCTATAACTATAAGTGAATGCATATGATTGGAGCTTGGGatgatttctttgattttcgaCTTGAGAGAGTTGGAAATCTGAGTTGATGTGATCAAAAAGccttttatcaataaaatggAATTCTAAATGCGCCTGCATCAATTTGGTTGCATAACTATCATCTAAATTCTAGACTTTCActgtttgggtttttttttttttccttttgtccTTTTTGTTGGGACTGAACTGGATGTGTTAGTGATTTGTGTTGATCAAGAAAcaccaaaaaatgaaaaaggttgTGAAGCAGGGGTGTGGTCACTggtcataaaaaaaaaagagttggtAGAATTATTCGTTGGGAAATAAAGATTGTAGGAAAACTCGAGCAAGGATGTGATAAGGAACCAGATAAATTAGGTTGGAAGTACAGAGAAAGCTGCTTGATTGGTTGAGAAAGGGTTAAAGTTCTGCAGGTGGAGGTTGGGGAGTTCTGTTGCTAAAGAAAGAACTGCTTTAGCTAAATGCAAATCAGATCCTAGTTGCtgtttttttgttgatttttgttGCTAATTATTTTCAACCTTTTGAAATCTGATGTTACTCATGCCACAATCATGTGGTCAAGTTATTTATGCTTATTAACTTATTTGAACTAATGTCATTTGCTAAATTGAACATCAGTGCATGGTAAGAGCTCATTATTGcaattttaaggtctaaatgtAAACATTGAAACTTCGAGAGTTATTATAAGTGTTATCCTCCCAAAGTGAAGGGACTGCTGTTGGAGGTTTcctgcttaagaaatatgtttTGCATGCTTTTCTGTTCCTCCCAAATGCAAAATTGTCAGTGTTGTCTAATGTGACTagattgatgaaaatatgtAAGTTCCTGCACCCATGTGGAATGAGGAAATGTACTAATCCAAGCACCCAAGCATGTacatgaaaatattatgttgagTTGATGTAACAATCAAATTTATGCATTATTGCTCATCTATGAATCATGGTAGTCAGCCTAGCTTCAACACTCAAATTGGTATTACTAGCATTAGTATGTAGAGAATAAGTTGTGATTTGTTTGGCATGCAGAGATGCTCTTGATGCTTTGGGCTTGGTTCGTTATTGTTGTCGGCGAATGCTTATGACTCATGTTGACCTCATTGAGAAGCTTCTGAATTACAATAGTAATCTCTCTCTGTCTCATTTCCCCTACCCACCAATCTGTTTtgagtctctctctctctctctctctctctctcttcctcatgTTTATGTGCATTTTAGTGCTACATTTGTTTGGTGTCTCCTTCCACTTACTTCAAATCATTTTTGCAGCTTTGGAGAAGTCAGAGACCAGTTGAGGAAACATGTAGAAGTTAGTCCTGCATGGTCTGTTGCAGTTGTGAGTGCCTCTGCGATTCTCAGTTTTGTGTAATGTGGACCATGGTCAGAAGCCAAAGAATGAAAGACTTCAATGGTAGTcaacttttatcttttatttctaTAATGGATCATTTTTATAGTTGAACCTACCTggtaattttaaatattaaatgattGGAACATTGTGGCTGTTGTTCAGAAATGTGCTGTTTCCTTGAATAATTGTTTAGTCGAAGGATATGATTGATGGATGTGATTAGAATTTGAGGCGTGACATGTATTAATTTCCTCATCAAGATCCAACTGAAATTAGTGGATCAATTAGACATTGCGTAACTTGAGCACTTAATTTTAGGAGGGGCTAGATGAAATTGCATGTGTCATCCAGTTTTGATGGTAGATTGAGATCATTTTATGTTTGAATGTCACCTTGCTTTGGATCCCTGTAGGCCTGGGGCACAACTTTGATTTGTGAGTTACACTTGTACAGATATGTGCCTAAGAAGTGAAGTCCAGGATGAAAAGGTATGATGGTTTAATGTAATTTTAAGTAACGACATGTATATTTGAGAGACAAAAGGGTGGTGGCTCGTACATGATCGCTTCTGTCTTTGCGGGTACTTAATCTTGAGTGTTTCTCTTCTCGTGTGCTCTATACGCTTTTATTTTAAGCTTTTCCTTTGATAATAACCAAGTACTATGGTAAACTGCAGCGGTCTAACTCCCCAATTAAACTGGGGAGCCGAATAAGCAAGGACTCGGAGCTGAACGTCATCCAAATTTCGAAGCCAtttaaatcaataatgagTAATTAAGATATGGGTTGGAACTTGCAAGCACAGCAACCACTGTCGTTTGGAACCAAACCATTTAATAACGCTTCCGCTTGTCAGTTTGACCACCGCATACTCCGCGTTCAAAAATTTAGGGGCTGTCGCTATTTATAGCCAAGCATTGGGCTAATAATCAACTCATTTCTGCTACTCAGCTTGCAGCACTTGTTCATACCCATAACCAAAAAGAGATCTCTTAAAATTGGTAATGAATTTTGTCTCATCATATGTGCATTTGGCTTAtcttaaaaattgtttta containing:
- the LOC18609497 gene encoding DNA-directed RNA polymerases I, II, and III subunit RPABC5 isoform X1 — encoded protein: MAETTPPSNNLKSRSEHSRAVEKAGRVKRRELGKSQEQELKRMIIPVRCFTCGKVIGNKWDTYLDLLQADYTEGDALDALGLVRYCCRRMLMTHVDLIEKLLNYNTLEKSETS
- the LOC18609497 gene encoding uncharacterized protein LOC18609497 isoform X2 produces the protein MAETTPPSNNLKSRSEHSRAVEKAGRVKRRELGKSQEQELKRMIIPVRCFTCGKVIGNKWDTYLDLLQADYTEGFGEVRDQLRKHVEVSPAWSVAVVSASAILSFV